Proteins encoded in a region of the Lathamus discolor isolate bLatDis1 chromosome Z, bLatDis1.hap1, whole genome shotgun sequence genome:
- the MIER3 gene encoding mesoderm induction early response protein 3 isoform X1: MAEASFGSSSPVGSLSSEDHDFDPSAEMLVHDYDDERTLEEEEMMEESKNFSTEIEDLEKEGNMPLEDLLAFYGYEPTIPVIAGSSADSSPSELADELPDMTLDKEEIAKDLLSGDDEETQSSADDLTPSVTSHEATDFFPRPLRSNTTCDGDKESDGEDVEADNGNSSEDLRKEIMVGSQYQAEIPPYLGKYTDNEKAYENEDHLLWKPGVISESKVKEYLFETSLRTGNEKMIGRIPEGLHTRDNEQALHELLKSSHNVKEAIERYCSKGKTSQEEMTAWTEEECRSFEDALRIYGKDFHLIQKNKVRTRTVAECVAFYYMWKKSERYDYFAQQTRFGKKRYNHHPGVTDYMDRLVDEAEALGGAVHSSALTSNNRTETIPDQQLSILNSITANELTALTNSVATVCHTSDVNCLDDAFPPMDSLPRAPVNHVPVGTEELLSLPSNGESDCFNLFETGFYHSELNPVNVCSEETERPAKRLKMGIPVPESFMNDVSVNNLGVDLENHTHHITSAKMAVSVADFSSLSANETNGFISTHALHQHAALHSE; this comes from the exons ATGGCGGAG GCTTCCTTTGGGAGTTCGAGCCCAG TTGGCTCTTTATCGTCAGAGGATCATGACTTTGACCCATCTGCTGAGATGCTGGTACATGATTATGATGATGAGCGAACCCTTGAGGAAGAGGAAATGATGGAAGAGAGCAAAAATTTCAGCACTGAAATTGAAGATTTAGAAAAG GAAGGAAACATGCCGTTGGAAGATTTACTGGCATTCTATGGCTATGAACCCACGATTCCAGTTATAGCAGGTTCCAGTGCGGATAGCTCTCCAAGTGAACTTGCAGATGAACTTCCAGATATGACTCTAGATAAA GAGGAAATCGCTAAAGACCTCTTGTCGGGTGATGATGAAGAAACACAGTCCTCTGCTGATGACTTGACACCATCAGTTACTTCGCATGAAGCTACCGACTTCTTTCCTCGGCCACTAAGAT CAAACACTACCTGTGATGGAGATAAAGAATCAGATGGTGAAGATGTAGAGGCAGACAATGGTAATTCATCTGAAGATTTGAGAAAG GAAATAATGGTTGGTTCACAGTACCAGGCTGAAATTCCACCTTATCTTGGCAAATACACTGATAATGAAAAGG CTTATGAAAATGAAGACCATTTACTTTGGAAACCTGGTGTGATCTCAGAAAGTAAAGTTAAAGAATACCTTTTTGAAACTTCCTTAagaacaggaaatgaaaaaatgatTGGCAGAATTCCTGAAGGACTACATACACGGGACAATGAACAA GCCTTGCATGAACTTCTTAAAAGTAGCCATAATGTTAAAGAAGCAATTGAGAGATACTGCTCAAAAGGAAAGACATCTCAGG AAGAGATGACAGCATGGACAGAAGAAGAATGCAGAAGCTTTGAAGATGCACTTAGGATTTATGGAAAAGACTTTCATCTCATACAGAAAAACAAG GTAAGAACCAGAACAGTTGCTGAGTGTGTGGCTTTCTATTACATGTGGAAAAAGTCAGAACGTTATGACTACTTTGCTCAGCAAACAAGATTTGGAAAGAAGAGATATAACCATCATCCAGGAGTTAC GGACTACATGGATCGTTTGGTAGATGAAGCAGAAGCCCTTGGTGGAGCTGTGCATTCTTCAGCCTTAACATCTAATAATCGAACAGAAACCATTCCCGATCAACAACTGAGCATTCTGAACTCTATCACTGCCAATGAGTTGACAG CATTGACGAACAGTGTAGCTACGGTCTGCCATACTTCGGATGTGAACTGCCTGGATGATGCCTTTCCTCCTATGGACAGCTTACCCCGAGCACCAGTTAATCATGTGCCTGTTGGAACAGAAGAATTGCTCAGCTTGCCTAGCAATGGTGAAAGtgattgttttaatttatttgagaCTGGCTTTTATCATTCAGAGCTAAACCCAGTGAACGTGTGCAGTGAGGAGACAGAAAGGCCTGCAAAGAGATTGAAAATGGGGATTCCTGTCCCAGAATCTTTCATGAATGATGTCTCTGTAAATAACCTCGGTGTAGACTTGGAGAACCACACACATCATATTACCAGTGCCAAAATGGCTGTTTCAGTGGCTGACTTCAGCAGTCTAtctgcaaatgaaacaaatggTTTTATCAGTACCCATGCTCTTCACCAACATGCTGCCCTTCACTCAGAATGA
- the MIER3 gene encoding mesoderm induction early response protein 3 isoform X2 yields MAEASFGSSSPVGSLSSEDHDFDPSAEMLVHDYDDERTLEEEEMMEESKNFSTEIEDLEKEGNMPLEDLLAFYGYEPTIPVIAGSSADSSPSELADELPDMTLDKEEIAKDLLSGDDEETQSSADDLTPSVTSHEATDFFPRPLRSNTTCDGDKESDGEDVEADNGNSSEDLRKEIMVGSQYQAEIPPYLGKYTDNEKAYENEDHLLWKPGVISESKVKEYLFETSLRTGNEKMIGRIPEGLHTRDNEQALHELLKSSHNVKEAIERYCSKGKTSQEMTAWTEEECRSFEDALRIYGKDFHLIQKNKVRTRTVAECVAFYYMWKKSERYDYFAQQTRFGKKRYNHHPGVTDYMDRLVDEAEALGGAVHSSALTSNNRTETIPDQQLSILNSITANELTALTNSVATVCHTSDVNCLDDAFPPMDSLPRAPVNHVPVGTEELLSLPSNGESDCFNLFETGFYHSELNPVNVCSEETERPAKRLKMGIPVPESFMNDVSVNNLGVDLENHTHHITSAKMAVSVADFSSLSANETNGFISTHALHQHAALHSE; encoded by the exons ATGGCGGAG GCTTCCTTTGGGAGTTCGAGCCCAG TTGGCTCTTTATCGTCAGAGGATCATGACTTTGACCCATCTGCTGAGATGCTGGTACATGATTATGATGATGAGCGAACCCTTGAGGAAGAGGAAATGATGGAAGAGAGCAAAAATTTCAGCACTGAAATTGAAGATTTAGAAAAG GAAGGAAACATGCCGTTGGAAGATTTACTGGCATTCTATGGCTATGAACCCACGATTCCAGTTATAGCAGGTTCCAGTGCGGATAGCTCTCCAAGTGAACTTGCAGATGAACTTCCAGATATGACTCTAGATAAA GAGGAAATCGCTAAAGACCTCTTGTCGGGTGATGATGAAGAAACACAGTCCTCTGCTGATGACTTGACACCATCAGTTACTTCGCATGAAGCTACCGACTTCTTTCCTCGGCCACTAAGAT CAAACACTACCTGTGATGGAGATAAAGAATCAGATGGTGAAGATGTAGAGGCAGACAATGGTAATTCATCTGAAGATTTGAGAAAG GAAATAATGGTTGGTTCACAGTACCAGGCTGAAATTCCACCTTATCTTGGCAAATACACTGATAATGAAAAGG CTTATGAAAATGAAGACCATTTACTTTGGAAACCTGGTGTGATCTCAGAAAGTAAAGTTAAAGAATACCTTTTTGAAACTTCCTTAagaacaggaaatgaaaaaatgatTGGCAGAATTCCTGAAGGACTACATACACGGGACAATGAACAA GCCTTGCATGAACTTCTTAAAAGTAGCCATAATGTTAAAGAAGCAATTGAGAGATACTGCTCAAAAGGAAAGACATCTCAGG AGATGACAGCATGGACAGAAGAAGAATGCAGAAGCTTTGAAGATGCACTTAGGATTTATGGAAAAGACTTTCATCTCATACAGAAAAACAAG GTAAGAACCAGAACAGTTGCTGAGTGTGTGGCTTTCTATTACATGTGGAAAAAGTCAGAACGTTATGACTACTTTGCTCAGCAAACAAGATTTGGAAAGAAGAGATATAACCATCATCCAGGAGTTAC GGACTACATGGATCGTTTGGTAGATGAAGCAGAAGCCCTTGGTGGAGCTGTGCATTCTTCAGCCTTAACATCTAATAATCGAACAGAAACCATTCCCGATCAACAACTGAGCATTCTGAACTCTATCACTGCCAATGAGTTGACAG CATTGACGAACAGTGTAGCTACGGTCTGCCATACTTCGGATGTGAACTGCCTGGATGATGCCTTTCCTCCTATGGACAGCTTACCCCGAGCACCAGTTAATCATGTGCCTGTTGGAACAGAAGAATTGCTCAGCTTGCCTAGCAATGGTGAAAGtgattgttttaatttatttgagaCTGGCTTTTATCATTCAGAGCTAAACCCAGTGAACGTGTGCAGTGAGGAGACAGAAAGGCCTGCAAAGAGATTGAAAATGGGGATTCCTGTCCCAGAATCTTTCATGAATGATGTCTCTGTAAATAACCTCGGTGTAGACTTGGAGAACCACACACATCATATTACCAGTGCCAAAATGGCTGTTTCAGTGGCTGACTTCAGCAGTCTAtctgcaaatgaaacaaatggTTTTATCAGTACCCATGCTCTTCACCAACATGCTGCCCTTCACTCAGAATGA
- the MIER3 gene encoding mesoderm induction early response protein 3 isoform X3: MAEASFGSSSPEDHDFDPSAEMLVHDYDDERTLEEEEMMEESKNFSTEIEDLEKEGNMPLEDLLAFYGYEPTIPVIAGSSADSSPSELADELPDMTLDKEEIAKDLLSGDDEETQSSADDLTPSVTSHEATDFFPRPLRSNTTCDGDKESDGEDVEADNGNSSEDLRKEIMVGSQYQAEIPPYLGKYTDNEKAYENEDHLLWKPGVISESKVKEYLFETSLRTGNEKMIGRIPEGLHTRDNEQALHELLKSSHNVKEAIERYCSKGKTSQEEMTAWTEEECRSFEDALRIYGKDFHLIQKNKVRTRTVAECVAFYYMWKKSERYDYFAQQTRFGKKRYNHHPGVTDYMDRLVDEAEALGGAVHSSALTSNNRTETIPDQQLSILNSITANELTALTNSVATVCHTSDVNCLDDAFPPMDSLPRAPVNHVPVGTEELLSLPSNGESDCFNLFETGFYHSELNPVNVCSEETERPAKRLKMGIPVPESFMNDVSVNNLGVDLENHTHHITSAKMAVSVADFSSLSANETNGFISTHALHQHAALHSE; this comes from the exons ATGGCGGAG GCTTCCTTTGGGAGTTCGAGCCCAG AGGATCATGACTTTGACCCATCTGCTGAGATGCTGGTACATGATTATGATGATGAGCGAACCCTTGAGGAAGAGGAAATGATGGAAGAGAGCAAAAATTTCAGCACTGAAATTGAAGATTTAGAAAAG GAAGGAAACATGCCGTTGGAAGATTTACTGGCATTCTATGGCTATGAACCCACGATTCCAGTTATAGCAGGTTCCAGTGCGGATAGCTCTCCAAGTGAACTTGCAGATGAACTTCCAGATATGACTCTAGATAAA GAGGAAATCGCTAAAGACCTCTTGTCGGGTGATGATGAAGAAACACAGTCCTCTGCTGATGACTTGACACCATCAGTTACTTCGCATGAAGCTACCGACTTCTTTCCTCGGCCACTAAGAT CAAACACTACCTGTGATGGAGATAAAGAATCAGATGGTGAAGATGTAGAGGCAGACAATGGTAATTCATCTGAAGATTTGAGAAAG GAAATAATGGTTGGTTCACAGTACCAGGCTGAAATTCCACCTTATCTTGGCAAATACACTGATAATGAAAAGG CTTATGAAAATGAAGACCATTTACTTTGGAAACCTGGTGTGATCTCAGAAAGTAAAGTTAAAGAATACCTTTTTGAAACTTCCTTAagaacaggaaatgaaaaaatgatTGGCAGAATTCCTGAAGGACTACATACACGGGACAATGAACAA GCCTTGCATGAACTTCTTAAAAGTAGCCATAATGTTAAAGAAGCAATTGAGAGATACTGCTCAAAAGGAAAGACATCTCAGG AAGAGATGACAGCATGGACAGAAGAAGAATGCAGAAGCTTTGAAGATGCACTTAGGATTTATGGAAAAGACTTTCATCTCATACAGAAAAACAAG GTAAGAACCAGAACAGTTGCTGAGTGTGTGGCTTTCTATTACATGTGGAAAAAGTCAGAACGTTATGACTACTTTGCTCAGCAAACAAGATTTGGAAAGAAGAGATATAACCATCATCCAGGAGTTAC GGACTACATGGATCGTTTGGTAGATGAAGCAGAAGCCCTTGGTGGAGCTGTGCATTCTTCAGCCTTAACATCTAATAATCGAACAGAAACCATTCCCGATCAACAACTGAGCATTCTGAACTCTATCACTGCCAATGAGTTGACAG CATTGACGAACAGTGTAGCTACGGTCTGCCATACTTCGGATGTGAACTGCCTGGATGATGCCTTTCCTCCTATGGACAGCTTACCCCGAGCACCAGTTAATCATGTGCCTGTTGGAACAGAAGAATTGCTCAGCTTGCCTAGCAATGGTGAAAGtgattgttttaatttatttgagaCTGGCTTTTATCATTCAGAGCTAAACCCAGTGAACGTGTGCAGTGAGGAGACAGAAAGGCCTGCAAAGAGATTGAAAATGGGGATTCCTGTCCCAGAATCTTTCATGAATGATGTCTCTGTAAATAACCTCGGTGTAGACTTGGAGAACCACACACATCATATTACCAGTGCCAAAATGGCTGTTTCAGTGGCTGACTTCAGCAGTCTAtctgcaaatgaaacaaatggTTTTATCAGTACCCATGCTCTTCACCAACATGCTGCCCTTCACTCAGAATGA
- the MIER3 gene encoding mesoderm induction early response protein 3 isoform X4: MLVHDYDDERTLEEEEMMEESKNFSTEIEDLEKEGNMPLEDLLAFYGYEPTIPVIAGSSADSSPSELADELPDMTLDKEEIAKDLLSGDDEETQSSADDLTPSVTSHEATDFFPRPLRSNTTCDGDKESDGEDVEADNGNSSEDLRKEIMVGSQYQAEIPPYLGKYTDNEKAYENEDHLLWKPGVISESKVKEYLFETSLRTGNEKMIGRIPEGLHTRDNEQALHELLKSSHNVKEAIERYCSKGKTSQEEMTAWTEEECRSFEDALRIYGKDFHLIQKNKVRTRTVAECVAFYYMWKKSERYDYFAQQTRFGKKRYNHHPGVTDYMDRLVDEAEALGGAVHSSALTSNNRTETIPDQQLSILNSITANELTALTNSVATVCHTSDVNCLDDAFPPMDSLPRAPVNHVPVGTEELLSLPSNGESDCFNLFETGFYHSELNPVNVCSEETERPAKRLKMGIPVPESFMNDVSVNNLGVDLENHTHHITSAKMAVSVADFSSLSANETNGFISTHALHQHAALHSE, encoded by the exons ATGCTGGTACATGATTATGATGATGAGCGAACCCTTGAGGAAGAGGAAATGATGGAAGAGAGCAAAAATTTCAGCACTGAAATTGAAGATTTAGAAAAG GAAGGAAACATGCCGTTGGAAGATTTACTGGCATTCTATGGCTATGAACCCACGATTCCAGTTATAGCAGGTTCCAGTGCGGATAGCTCTCCAAGTGAACTTGCAGATGAACTTCCAGATATGACTCTAGATAAA GAGGAAATCGCTAAAGACCTCTTGTCGGGTGATGATGAAGAAACACAGTCCTCTGCTGATGACTTGACACCATCAGTTACTTCGCATGAAGCTACCGACTTCTTTCCTCGGCCACTAAGAT CAAACACTACCTGTGATGGAGATAAAGAATCAGATGGTGAAGATGTAGAGGCAGACAATGGTAATTCATCTGAAGATTTGAGAAAG GAAATAATGGTTGGTTCACAGTACCAGGCTGAAATTCCACCTTATCTTGGCAAATACACTGATAATGAAAAGG CTTATGAAAATGAAGACCATTTACTTTGGAAACCTGGTGTGATCTCAGAAAGTAAAGTTAAAGAATACCTTTTTGAAACTTCCTTAagaacaggaaatgaaaaaatgatTGGCAGAATTCCTGAAGGACTACATACACGGGACAATGAACAA GCCTTGCATGAACTTCTTAAAAGTAGCCATAATGTTAAAGAAGCAATTGAGAGATACTGCTCAAAAGGAAAGACATCTCAGG AAGAGATGACAGCATGGACAGAAGAAGAATGCAGAAGCTTTGAAGATGCACTTAGGATTTATGGAAAAGACTTTCATCTCATACAGAAAAACAAG GTAAGAACCAGAACAGTTGCTGAGTGTGTGGCTTTCTATTACATGTGGAAAAAGTCAGAACGTTATGACTACTTTGCTCAGCAAACAAGATTTGGAAAGAAGAGATATAACCATCATCCAGGAGTTAC GGACTACATGGATCGTTTGGTAGATGAAGCAGAAGCCCTTGGTGGAGCTGTGCATTCTTCAGCCTTAACATCTAATAATCGAACAGAAACCATTCCCGATCAACAACTGAGCATTCTGAACTCTATCACTGCCAATGAGTTGACAG CATTGACGAACAGTGTAGCTACGGTCTGCCATACTTCGGATGTGAACTGCCTGGATGATGCCTTTCCTCCTATGGACAGCTTACCCCGAGCACCAGTTAATCATGTGCCTGTTGGAACAGAAGAATTGCTCAGCTTGCCTAGCAATGGTGAAAGtgattgttttaatttatttgagaCTGGCTTTTATCATTCAGAGCTAAACCCAGTGAACGTGTGCAGTGAGGAGACAGAAAGGCCTGCAAAGAGATTGAAAATGGGGATTCCTGTCCCAGAATCTTTCATGAATGATGTCTCTGTAAATAACCTCGGTGTAGACTTGGAGAACCACACACATCATATTACCAGTGCCAAAATGGCTGTTTCAGTGGCTGACTTCAGCAGTCTAtctgcaaatgaaacaaatggTTTTATCAGTACCCATGCTCTTCACCAACATGCTGCCCTTCACTCAGAATGA
- the MIER3 gene encoding mesoderm induction early response protein 3 isoform X5, which produces MPLEDLLAFYGYEPTIPVIAGSSADSSPSELADELPDMTLDKEEIAKDLLSGDDEETQSSADDLTPSVTSHEATDFFPRPLRSNTTCDGDKESDGEDVEADNGNSSEDLRKEIMVGSQYQAEIPPYLGKYTDNEKAYENEDHLLWKPGVISESKVKEYLFETSLRTGNEKMIGRIPEGLHTRDNEQALHELLKSSHNVKEAIERYCSKGKTSQEEMTAWTEEECRSFEDALRIYGKDFHLIQKNKVRTRTVAECVAFYYMWKKSERYDYFAQQTRFGKKRYNHHPGVTDYMDRLVDEAEALGGAVHSSALTSNNRTETIPDQQLSILNSITANELTALTNSVATVCHTSDVNCLDDAFPPMDSLPRAPVNHVPVGTEELLSLPSNGESDCFNLFETGFYHSELNPVNVCSEETERPAKRLKMGIPVPESFMNDVSVNNLGVDLENHTHHITSAKMAVSVADFSSLSANETNGFISTHALHQHAALHSE; this is translated from the exons ATGCCGTTGGAAGATTTACTGGCATTCTATGGCTATGAACCCACGATTCCAGTTATAGCAGGTTCCAGTGCGGATAGCTCTCCAAGTGAACTTGCAGATGAACTTCCAGATATGACTCTAGATAAA GAGGAAATCGCTAAAGACCTCTTGTCGGGTGATGATGAAGAAACACAGTCCTCTGCTGATGACTTGACACCATCAGTTACTTCGCATGAAGCTACCGACTTCTTTCCTCGGCCACTAAGAT CAAACACTACCTGTGATGGAGATAAAGAATCAGATGGTGAAGATGTAGAGGCAGACAATGGTAATTCATCTGAAGATTTGAGAAAG GAAATAATGGTTGGTTCACAGTACCAGGCTGAAATTCCACCTTATCTTGGCAAATACACTGATAATGAAAAGG CTTATGAAAATGAAGACCATTTACTTTGGAAACCTGGTGTGATCTCAGAAAGTAAAGTTAAAGAATACCTTTTTGAAACTTCCTTAagaacaggaaatgaaaaaatgatTGGCAGAATTCCTGAAGGACTACATACACGGGACAATGAACAA GCCTTGCATGAACTTCTTAAAAGTAGCCATAATGTTAAAGAAGCAATTGAGAGATACTGCTCAAAAGGAAAGACATCTCAGG AAGAGATGACAGCATGGACAGAAGAAGAATGCAGAAGCTTTGAAGATGCACTTAGGATTTATGGAAAAGACTTTCATCTCATACAGAAAAACAAG GTAAGAACCAGAACAGTTGCTGAGTGTGTGGCTTTCTATTACATGTGGAAAAAGTCAGAACGTTATGACTACTTTGCTCAGCAAACAAGATTTGGAAAGAAGAGATATAACCATCATCCAGGAGTTAC GGACTACATGGATCGTTTGGTAGATGAAGCAGAAGCCCTTGGTGGAGCTGTGCATTCTTCAGCCTTAACATCTAATAATCGAACAGAAACCATTCCCGATCAACAACTGAGCATTCTGAACTCTATCACTGCCAATGAGTTGACAG CATTGACGAACAGTGTAGCTACGGTCTGCCATACTTCGGATGTGAACTGCCTGGATGATGCCTTTCCTCCTATGGACAGCTTACCCCGAGCACCAGTTAATCATGTGCCTGTTGGAACAGAAGAATTGCTCAGCTTGCCTAGCAATGGTGAAAGtgattgttttaatttatttgagaCTGGCTTTTATCATTCAGAGCTAAACCCAGTGAACGTGTGCAGTGAGGAGACAGAAAGGCCTGCAAAGAGATTGAAAATGGGGATTCCTGTCCCAGAATCTTTCATGAATGATGTCTCTGTAAATAACCTCGGTGTAGACTTGGAGAACCACACACATCATATTACCAGTGCCAAAATGGCTGTTTCAGTGGCTGACTTCAGCAGTCTAtctgcaaatgaaacaaatggTTTTATCAGTACCCATGCTCTTCACCAACATGCTGCCCTTCACTCAGAATGA